Proteins co-encoded in one Haladaptatus sp. ZSTT2 genomic window:
- a CDS encoding DUF502 domain-containing protein, with translation MASWKRDMASGLVVLIPILVVAYVVFRLYILIASISGVANIQPIWLGVILTLLVFSLFVLAVGYLMRTAFGSFVEETIDGLMNRLPGLRIVYNASKMAIETALTGTEDLQKPVKVETWDGLRMTAFKTGKIAPDGREVLFLPTSPNITTGFVIEAESDRFEEVDEKVEDALIRVLSAGFGENRDSAGVKIDVREDGENPAPGDD, from the coding sequence ATGGCCTCCTGGAAACGCGACATGGCCAGTGGCCTGGTCGTCCTCATCCCTATCCTCGTCGTGGCGTACGTGGTCTTCCGACTGTACATTCTGATTGCGTCGATTTCAGGCGTTGCCAACATCCAACCAATCTGGCTCGGCGTCATTCTGACGCTCCTCGTCTTTTCGCTGTTCGTCCTCGCAGTGGGCTACCTGATGCGAACCGCATTCGGGAGCTTCGTAGAGGAGACCATCGACGGGCTCATGAATCGACTGCCGGGCCTTCGCATCGTCTACAACGCCTCGAAGATGGCAATTGAAACCGCGCTGACCGGCACCGAAGACCTCCAAAAGCCCGTGAAAGTCGAGACGTGGGACGGGCTTCGGATGACCGCGTTCAAGACGGGAAAAATCGCTCCTGATGGCCGCGAAGTGCTCTTTTTACCGACCTCTCCGAACATCACGACTGGCTTCGTCATCGAAGCGGAGTCTGACCGCTTCGAGGAGGTAGACGAGAAGGTAGAAGACGCGCTCATTCGCGTCCTCTCCGCCGGGTTCGGTGAGAACCGAGACTCCGCGGGCGTAAAAATCGACGTGCGCGAAGATGGCGAGAACCCAGCCCCCGGCGACGACTGA
- a CDS encoding proline dehydrogenase family protein, which produces MIPPIASKFVAGETEATALDHARTLNQRGVKAILNLLGEHYAERAEADADADVYIDLVDDIAAANLDACISVKPSQVGIDFGADVFAENVTRIVDHAAPKGVFVWLDMEDHTTTDDTLDVFESLARKHEGGVGLAIQANLKRTREDLERLADVPGKIRLVKGAYDEPKEIAYKDKAAVNRAYKEYLQFMFEEFEGGIAVGSHDPEMIAYAKELHDEYGTDFEIQMLMGVRTDAQYDLAEEYDVWQYVPYGDRWAQYFYRRVMERKENLLFAVRAIVGR; this is translated from the coding sequence ATGATTCCGCCCATCGCGAGCAAATTCGTGGCAGGGGAGACGGAGGCGACAGCCCTCGACCACGCGCGAACGCTCAATCAACGGGGGGTAAAGGCCATTCTCAATCTCCTTGGTGAACACTATGCGGAGCGCGCAGAGGCAGACGCGGACGCAGACGTGTACATCGACCTCGTGGACGACATCGCCGCGGCGAATCTCGATGCGTGTATCTCGGTAAAGCCCTCGCAGGTGGGCATCGACTTCGGCGCGGACGTGTTCGCAGAAAACGTCACGCGTATCGTTGACCACGCCGCGCCGAAGGGTGTGTTCGTCTGGTTAGATATGGAAGACCACACGACGACCGACGACACCCTCGACGTGTTCGAGAGCCTCGCGCGCAAACACGAAGGTGGCGTCGGGCTTGCGATTCAGGCGAACCTGAAGCGCACGCGCGAGGACTTAGAACGCCTCGCCGACGTCCCAGGGAAGATTCGACTCGTCAAGGGCGCGTACGACGAACCAAAAGAAATCGCGTACAAGGACAAAGCCGCGGTGAATCGTGCGTACAAGGAGTACCTGCAGTTCATGTTCGAGGAGTTCGAGGGCGGCATCGCCGTCGGGAGCCACGACCCCGAGATGATTGCCTACGCAAAGGAACTCCACGACGAGTACGGCACGGATTTCGAGATTCAGATGCTGATGGGCGTCCGCACCGACGCGCAGTACGACCTCGCAGAAGAGTACGACGTGTGGCAGTACGTCCCCTACGGCGACCGCTGGGCGCAGTATTTCTACCGCCGCGTGATGGAGCGAAAGGAGAACCTGCTGTTCGCGGTGCGGGCGATTGTTGGTCGCTGA
- a CDS encoding CDP-2,3-bis-(O-geranylgeranyl)-sn-glycerol synthase — translation MGIFAVVAIAFWAMLPAYIPNNAAVLFGGGPPIDGGRTWNGKRLLGDGKTWRGTAAGTAIGILVALLLNAIRPSLNHQLDFMLPAFPLTVGFTLAFGAMLGDILASFIKRRSGRERGAAFPFLDQLDFVVVALLLTFLVTPGWFRQTFTLPIIVTVLILTPLLHITTNVIAYLLGLKNEPY, via the coding sequence ATGGGTATCTTTGCGGTGGTTGCGATTGCCTTCTGGGCGATGTTGCCTGCCTACATCCCCAACAACGCCGCTGTCCTCTTTGGCGGCGGTCCGCCCATCGACGGCGGCCGGACGTGGAACGGAAAGCGCCTCCTCGGTGACGGGAAAACGTGGCGCGGAACCGCCGCCGGAACGGCCATTGGCATCCTCGTCGCCCTCCTCCTCAACGCTATTCGTCCCAGCCTCAACCACCAACTCGACTTCATGCTCCCGGCGTTCCCGCTCACCGTCGGTTTTACGCTCGCGTTCGGCGCGATGCTCGGTGACATTCTCGCCTCGTTCATCAAACGCCGCTCCGGGCGCGAACGCGGCGCGGCGTTCCCCTTCCTCGACCAACTCGACTTCGTCGTCGTCGCCCTCCTGTTGACCTTCCTTGTCACTCCCGGCTGGTTCCGCCAGACGTTCACCCTCCCCATCATCGTGACCGTCCTCATCCTCACCCCACTGCTCCACATCACCACGAACGTGATTGCGTATCTGCTGGGGCTGAAAAACGAGCCCTATTAG
- a CDS encoding phosphoribosyltransferase family protein yields MNRAEKAAIQLQAVAVLRMLKQSRTYDELASLTGLPAGDLNRYVNGHVLPGVERAREVVGGVGHDELARELHARIRVDSEGYVDNSGVVFDQSFLDLVAPIAADTFEFETPDVVLTAATDGITLAAAMASYFGARLAYAKKSKETAVEEFIEARQRLQSGIELTYYLPASAIDANDMVLVVDDLIRSGETQELLLDIAASANADVGGVFALIAVGEEGVSRARELTDAPVGALTQLEP; encoded by the coding sequence ATGAATCGCGCGGAGAAAGCCGCAATCCAGTTGCAGGCGGTCGCCGTCCTCCGAATGCTCAAGCAGAGTCGGACGTACGACGAACTCGCCTCCCTCACCGGCCTCCCCGCCGGTGACCTGAATCGCTACGTCAACGGCCACGTCCTCCCCGGCGTCGAACGCGCCCGTGAGGTCGTCGGCGGCGTCGGCCACGACGAACTCGCCCGCGAACTCCACGCCCGCATCCGCGTGGACAGCGAGGGGTACGTCGATAACTCCGGTGTCGTCTTCGACCAGTCATTTCTCGACCTCGTCGCCCCCATCGCCGCCGACACCTTCGAGTTCGAGACGCCTGATGTGGTGCTCACCGCCGCGACCGACGGCATCACGCTCGCCGCCGCGATGGCGAGTTACTTCGGCGCACGCCTCGCGTATGCGAAGAAGTCCAAAGAAACTGCCGTAGAAGAGTTCATCGAAGCCCGCCAACGCCTCCAGTCTGGCATCGAACTCACCTACTACCTCCCGGCCTCGGCCATCGACGCGAACGACATGGTGCTCGTCGTAGACGACCTCATCCGCTCTGGGGAAACCCAAGAGCTCCTCCTCGACATCGCCGCGAGCGCGAACGCCGACGTCGGCGGCGTGTTTGCGCTCATCGCCGTGGGCGAAGAAGGCGTCTCCCGCGCCCGCGAACTCACCGACGCACCGGTCGGCGCGCTAACCCAGCTCGAACCCTAA
- a CDS encoding NCS2 family permease, whose product MAITDTIAEYFGFEEHNTDLQTEVVAGLTTFLTMSYIVVVNPAILNLAIDVPGRTDAQTFQMIAVVTMISAAIATLVMAFYANRPFAQAPGLGLNAFFAFTVVLGLGVPWQTALAAVVVEGVVFIALTAVGAREFIIGLFPEPVKFAVGTGIGLFLAIIGLEAMRVVAGDAATFVSFNPVFAADPIAIISAVGLFVTFALYARGVRGSIIIGIILTTLAGYAAHAMGYRALPAEQVPDGTTLAAGSLVGSTQVTYSAAGYDITPLVGAFVQGFQNVDALAFSLIVFTFFFVDFFDTAGTLTGVAQVAGFLDDEGDLPDIDKPLMADAVGTTAGGILGTSTVTTYIESATGVEEGGRTGMTALVVALLFLASLALVPLAAAVPLYASHIALVVVAVLMLRNIADVQWDKISHAVPAGLTILVMPFTFSIAYGIAAGIISYPLVKAATGEARDVHAGQWILAGLFVFYFFVRTSGLLAGQL is encoded by the coding sequence ATGGCGATAACTGACACAATTGCCGAGTATTTCGGCTTCGAGGAACACAACACCGACCTCCAAACCGAGGTCGTTGCCGGGCTCACGACGTTCCTCACGATGTCGTACATCGTGGTCGTCAATCCCGCAATTCTCAACCTCGCAATCGACGTCCCGGGGCGCACCGACGCACAAACATTCCAGATGATTGCTGTGGTCACCATGATTTCAGCGGCCATCGCAACGCTCGTGATGGCCTTCTATGCGAATCGACCGTTCGCCCAAGCACCGGGCCTTGGGCTGAACGCCTTTTTCGCGTTCACCGTCGTCCTCGGTCTCGGCGTTCCGTGGCAGACCGCGCTCGCCGCCGTCGTCGTGGAGGGTGTGGTGTTCATCGCGCTCACCGCCGTCGGGGCGCGTGAGTTCATCATCGGGCTGTTTCCCGAACCCGTCAAGTTCGCTGTCGGGACCGGGATTGGCCTCTTCCTTGCGATTATCGGCCTCGAAGCCATGCGCGTCGTCGCGGGCGACGCTGCGACGTTCGTGTCGTTCAATCCGGTGTTCGCCGCAGACCCCATCGCCATCATCTCCGCGGTGGGCCTGTTCGTCACGTTCGCGCTCTACGCTCGTGGCGTTCGTGGCTCCATCATCATCGGCATCATCCTGACCACGCTCGCCGGGTACGCCGCCCACGCGATGGGCTACCGCGCCCTGCCCGCAGAGCAGGTTCCAGACGGAACCACGCTCGCTGCAGGCTCGCTCGTTGGCTCTACCCAGGTCACCTACTCCGCGGCTGGCTACGACATCACGCCGCTCGTCGGCGCGTTCGTCCAGGGCTTCCAGAACGTTGACGCCCTCGCCTTCTCGCTCATCGTGTTCACGTTCTTCTTCGTGGACTTCTTCGACACCGCGGGGACGCTCACCGGCGTCGCGCAGGTCGCAGGCTTCCTCGACGACGAAGGTGACCTCCCCGACATCGACAAACCGCTCATGGCCGACGCGGTCGGGACGACCGCAGGTGGGATTCTCGGCACCTCGACGGTCACGACGTACATCGAATCCGCGACGGGTGTCGAAGAAGGCGGTCGGACGGGCATGACCGCCCTCGTCGTTGCACTCCTGTTCCTTGCGTCGCTCGCTCTCGTGCCGCTCGCCGCCGCCGTGCCGCTCTATGCCTCACATATCGCACTCGTGGTGGTCGCGGTGCTCATGCTCCGCAACATCGCGGACGTCCAGTGGGACAAGATTTCACACGCCGTTCCCGCAGGCCTGACCATCCTCGTGATGCCGTTTACGTTCTCTATCGCCTACGGCATCGCCGCAGGGATCATCTCCTACCCGCTCGTGAAAGCCGCCACCGGCGAAGCGCGCGACGTGCACGCTGGGCAGTGGATTCTGGCTGGCCTGTTCGTCTTTTACTTCTTCGTCCGCACGAGCGGCCTGCTCGCCGGTCAACTCTAA
- a CDS encoding glutaredoxin family protein, whose translation MSTIQVYNLPGCPFCAKVTNKLDELGLEYDTIDVPSAHAERTEVKEVSGQTGVPVIVDEEHGVSGMAESGDIVQYLEETYA comes from the coding sequence ATGAGCACGATTCAAGTTTACAATCTTCCCGGCTGCCCGTTCTGTGCGAAAGTCACGAACAAACTCGACGAACTCGGACTGGAGTACGACACAATCGACGTCCCTTCGGCGCACGCAGAGCGCACCGAAGTAAAGGAAGTAAGCGGCCAGACCGGCGTTCCCGTCATCGTTGACGAGGAACACGGCGTCTCCGGGATGGCAGAGAGCGGCGACATCGTCCAGTACTTAGAAGAAACCTACGCATAA
- a CDS encoding SHOCT domain-containing protein, whose product MGSTVRARAGKNAAGIASLLVTGIWLAAMFTGQSWWLAAMLFGYIVVVPIVALLFGDDEDGLETWWDDQWNAPSEREQADEPAENKRDALETLRDRYARGELTDEQFERKLERLLDTDTLESAEDRAAVRDRLKE is encoded by the coding sequence ATGGGTTCAACGGTTCGGGCACGCGCCGGAAAAAACGCCGCCGGTATCGCAAGTCTGCTCGTTACCGGTATCTGGCTCGCCGCCATGTTCACCGGGCAAAGCTGGTGGCTCGCGGCCATGCTGTTTGGCTACATCGTCGTCGTCCCAATCGTCGCGCTCCTCTTTGGCGATGACGAGGACGGTCTCGAGACGTGGTGGGACGACCAGTGGAACGCCCCGAGCGAGCGCGAACAGGCGGACGAGCCAGCAGAAAACAAGCGTGACGCGCTCGAAACGCTCAGAGACCGCTACGCACGCGGCGAACTCACCGACGAACAGTTCGAGCGCAAGCTAGAGCGTCTGCTCGATACCGATACGCTCGAAAGTGCAGAAGACCGGGCCGCTGTCCGCGACCGGCTGAAAGAGTAG
- a CDS encoding transcriptional regulator translates to MSRSALVENVTAMLADAGFTVSDRCAIRPKSFDVAARRHDDLILVKILGNIDALDAHTGIEMRRLGRFLDATPLVLGLRTRDEDLKPGVVYFRHGVPVISPDTAMDFFVEGVPPLIYAAPGGLYVNIDEEVLADAREERGWSLGQLATELGVSRRTVSKYEDGMNASVEVAAHLEELFNQPLTTPVEMLAEELAKEERQAEESVDPDDAHFVSALTRVGFQVHPTARAPFKAVSETDNREDRVLTGHSAFTKTAEKRARIMSSLGEVTQTRSVYVVDRAKRDSVKHTAIIEQQEIERIDDPDDLRDLIYERTKRSGSEA, encoded by the coding sequence ATGTCACGGTCAGCACTGGTCGAGAACGTGACCGCAATGCTCGCCGATGCGGGCTTTACGGTGAGCGACCGGTGTGCCATCCGTCCGAAAAGCTTCGACGTGGCGGCCCGCCGGCACGATGACCTCATTCTGGTCAAGATTCTCGGCAACATCGACGCCTTAGACGCACACACAGGCATCGAGATGCGCCGCCTCGGACGGTTCTTGGACGCGACACCGCTCGTCCTCGGCCTCCGAACCCGCGACGAAGACTTGAAACCGGGCGTCGTCTACTTCCGCCACGGCGTCCCCGTCATCAGCCCCGATACCGCGATGGACTTCTTCGTCGAAGGTGTTCCACCGCTCATCTACGCCGCCCCCGGCGGCCTCTACGTGAACATCGACGAGGAAGTGCTCGCAGACGCCCGCGAAGAGCGCGGGTGGAGCCTCGGACAGCTCGCCACCGAACTCGGCGTCTCGCGACGTACTGTCTCGAAATACGAAGACGGCATGAACGCGAGCGTCGAAGTGGCCGCCCACTTAGAGGAGCTGTTCAACCAGCCGCTCACGACGCCCGTCGAGATGCTCGCAGAGGAGCTGGCGAAGGAGGAACGGCAGGCAGAGGAGTCCGTAGACCCCGACGATGCGCACTTCGTGAGCGCGCTCACGCGGGTTGGCTTCCAAGTCCATCCGACCGCCCGTGCACCCTTCAAGGCCGTAAGCGAGACGGACAACCGCGAAGACCGCGTCCTCACCGGACATTCTGCGTTCACGAAAACCGCAGAGAAGCGCGCTCGCATCATGAGTTCGCTCGGTGAAGTCACCCAGACCCGGTCTGTGTACGTTGTCGACCGCGCAAAGCGCGATTCGGTGAAACACACGGCCATCATCGAACAGCAAGAAATCGAGCGCATCGACGACCCCGACGACCTGCGTGACCTCATCTACGAGCGCACGAAACGCTCTGGCTCTGAGGCCTAA